One window of the Natronomonas marina genome contains the following:
- a CDS encoding CobW family GTP-binding protein, translating into MSETIPVTVLSGSLGAGKTTLLNHLLSNAGDHDVAVLVNDMGEVNVDAELVAEGSDVDVAGGVTELSNGCICCELQDDLETAVVRLARNREFDALVVESSGISEPGPVARLFTTDSRAAALYRVDALVTVVDTRQFLDTFAGGEPTRRGDADDADRPLSDLMVEQIELSNVVLLNKADLCTDAELDEAEELVAALRPDAETVRTTFSQVDPDRLFDRGLFDADRMGEYPGWKRALEGAGHGHAHGEEGDHHDGDGSDHHDDHRHPDEVYGISSFTYRRRRPFHPGRFADFLKTLPEGVVRSKGTAWIAGNESRVLVGHAGPSVRAEAQGPWIASLPEVERDLYRSNRPDLEWHDEHGDRRTELVFIGTEYEESELRAALDEALVTDEEWADAGSLADHFPAEAGEEATIRTP; encoded by the coding sequence ATGAGCGAGACGATTCCCGTCACCGTTCTCTCCGGGAGCCTCGGCGCCGGGAAGACGACGCTCCTGAACCACCTGCTGTCGAACGCCGGCGACCACGACGTCGCCGTCCTGGTCAACGACATGGGCGAGGTGAACGTCGACGCCGAACTGGTCGCCGAGGGGTCGGATGTCGACGTCGCGGGTGGGGTGACGGAGCTCTCGAACGGCTGTATCTGCTGTGAACTGCAGGACGACCTCGAGACGGCGGTCGTCCGCCTGGCGCGAAACCGCGAGTTCGACGCCCTGGTCGTCGAGTCGTCGGGCATCTCGGAGCCGGGCCCCGTCGCACGGCTGTTCACCACCGACTCCCGGGCGGCCGCGCTCTACCGCGTCGACGCCCTCGTCACCGTCGTCGACACCCGACAGTTCCTCGACACCTTCGCGGGCGGGGAGCCGACACGCCGCGGCGACGCCGACGACGCCGACCGCCCCCTCTCGGACCTGATGGTCGAGCAAATCGAACTCTCGAACGTCGTCCTCCTGAACAAGGCCGACCTCTGTACCGACGCCGAACTCGACGAGGCCGAGGAGCTGGTCGCGGCACTCCGGCCCGACGCCGAGACGGTCCGGACGACGTTCTCGCAGGTCGACCCCGACCGGCTGTTCGACCGCGGACTGTTCGACGCCGACCGGATGGGCGAGTACCCGGGCTGGAAGCGGGCCCTCGAAGGTGCCGGTCACGGGCACGCCCACGGCGAGGAGGGCGACCACCACGACGGGGACGGGAGCGACCACCACGACGACCACCGCCACCCCGACGAGGTGTACGGCATCTCGTCGTTCACCTACCGGCGCCGCCGCCCGTTCCATCCCGGCCGGTTCGCCGACTTCCTGAAGACGCTCCCGGAGGGCGTCGTCCGCTCGAAGGGGACCGCCTGGATCGCCGGCAACGAGTCCCGCGTCCTCGTCGGCCACGCCGGGCCGTCGGTCCGGGCGGAGGCGCAGGGGCCCTGGATAGCGAGCCTCCCGGAGGTCGAGCGGGATCTCTACCGGTCGAACCGGCCGGACCTGGAGTGGCACGACGAACACGGCGACCGGCGGACGGAACTGGTGTTCATCGGGACGGAGTACGAGGAGTCGGAGCTCCGGGCGGCCCTAGACGAGGCCCTCGTCACCGACGAGGAGTGGGCGGACGCGGGGTCGCTGGCCGACCACTTCCCGGCCGAGGCGGGCGAGGAAGCGACGATCCGGACGCCCTAG
- a CDS encoding ArsA family ATPase, producing the protein MEPFVFFGGKGGVGKTTVSCAYGVKSARAGLETLVVSTDPAHSVTDVFDQPFGDEPEAVDGVDGLDAMEIDPDTEVQRHLDGIRKDLSEQVSAAMVNEINQQLEMAHRTPGAYESALFDRFVDVMRNADPYDRVVFDTSPTGSTLRLLGLPEFLEGWIDRLMHKRKKSIDLFEKAAIGNEEPRRLMDGDPVLARLQDRKEFFEFAGGALREDAAFFLVLNPDQLSVNETARAIEEMRERDLAVRGLVANKLTPEPDDHEDGRGARYLRDRVATERQRLREVRETFDPPLVAEIASRTAEVKGELLDDVAAELDVETEAEAPTFV; encoded by the coding sequence ATGGAGCCGTTCGTCTTCTTCGGCGGGAAGGGGGGCGTCGGCAAGACCACCGTCTCCTGTGCCTACGGCGTGAAGTCCGCGCGGGCGGGGCTGGAGACGCTCGTCGTCTCGACGGACCCGGCCCACTCGGTGACCGACGTCTTCGACCAGCCGTTCGGCGACGAACCCGAAGCGGTCGACGGCGTCGACGGCCTCGACGCGATGGAGATCGACCCGGACACGGAGGTCCAGCGGCACCTCGACGGCATCCGCAAGGACCTCTCCGAGCAGGTGTCGGCGGCGATGGTCAACGAGATAAACCAGCAACTCGAGATGGCCCACCGGACGCCGGGCGCCTACGAGTCGGCGCTGTTCGACCGGTTCGTCGACGTGATGCGGAACGCCGACCCCTACGACCGGGTCGTCTTCGACACCTCGCCGACGGGGAGCACCCTCCGGCTACTCGGCCTGCCGGAGTTCCTCGAGGGGTGGATCGACCGGCTGATGCACAAACGGAAGAAGAGCATCGACCTCTTCGAGAAGGCCGCCATCGGCAACGAGGAGCCGCGGCGACTCATGGACGGGGACCCGGTGCTGGCGCGACTGCAGGACAGAAAGGAGTTCTTCGAGTTCGCCGGCGGCGCTCTCCGGGAGGACGCGGCCTTCTTCCTCGTGCTCAACCCGGACCAGCTGTCGGTCAACGAGACGGCCCGGGCCATCGAGGAGATGCGCGAGCGGGACCTCGCAGTGCGAGGCCTCGTCGCCAACAAACTCACACCCGAACCGGACGACCACGAAGACGGCCGCGGCGCGCGCTACCTCCGGGACCGGGTGGCGACCGAACGACAGCGCCTCCGGGAGGTCCGGGAGACGTTCGACCCGCCGCTGGTCGCCGAAATCGCCTCCCGGACCGCGGAGGTGAAGGGCGAGTTGCTGGACGACGTCGCGGCCGAACTCGACGTCGAGACCGAGGCCGAAGCGCCGACCTTCGTGTAG
- a CDS encoding SRPBCC family protein encodes MREVEVSRFVLAHPTAVRRVLSPEAVVAAEGTFTVGAVEETDGGTVVTAVGPGMSVPLRFESTEDGLRYTAEGEVGPFEHLETQVVVADESNGSRLTMRSTVALNLPLPFADRIAAWKRRGELKRAIDELAESVG; translated from the coding sequence ATGCGCGAGGTCGAGGTCTCCCGGTTCGTGCTGGCACACCCGACGGCCGTCCGGCGCGTGCTCTCGCCGGAGGCGGTCGTCGCCGCCGAGGGCACCTTCACCGTCGGCGCCGTCGAGGAGACCGACGGGGGAACCGTCGTCACCGCCGTCGGGCCCGGGATGTCCGTCCCGCTGCGGTTCGAGTCCACCGAGGACGGTCTCCGGTACACCGCCGAGGGCGAGGTCGGCCCGTTCGAGCACCTCGAGACCCAGGTCGTCGTCGCCGACGAGTCGAACGGGTCGCGGCTCACGATGCGGTCGACGGTCGCGCTGAACCTGCCGCTGCCCTTCGCCGACCGCATCGCCGCCTGGAAGCGCCGGGGCGAACTGAAGCGCGCGATAGACGAACTGGCCGAGTCGGTCGGGTAG